The following proteins come from a genomic window of Larimichthys crocea isolate SSNF chromosome XV, L_crocea_2.0, whole genome shotgun sequence:
- the avpr2aa gene encoding vasopressin V2 receptor, with translation MESITDWDGLALSSLVTTGRNNFSLSSSLFVSELTSLNSSHSGGSFFGIFPENASTTTPHTLPQPRARDLGLARAEIAVLGLVLALTTLGNSFVLWVLLRRRKHNAPMHVFMVNLCVADLVVALFQVLPQLIWDITERFQGPDFLCRSIKYLQIVGMFASSYMIVAMTVDRHHAICCPLQAYRGGAMSRWNTPVMVAWGLALILSIPQVFIFSRSEVAPGEYECWGHFAEPWGLKAYVTWMTVAVFLLPALIITICQIRIFREIHNNIYLKSERMVTAELKKNEILFRFHSFKKEDERARERGRQASGGGGRDGRGQLLKGVNNNPHSNSHNSQVGECYDYVPSTAIQYNSCCSDHVTTTTSPTQQQTLSSSDCHESYTSFELASGSPRCSLDYAPPHPPAAPPPSITKAMSKTVKMTLVIVLVYTVCWSPFFIVQLWAAWDPNPPDQGVAFTILMLLASLNSCTNPWIYTAFSSSVSRELQNLLQCRSRRGRRGSLPDDSTTTHTSTTKDSLY, from the exons aTGGAAAGCATCACGGACTGGGATGGGTTAGCCCTCTCCTCATTGGTCACCACAGGAAGAAATAATTTCTCTTTGTCGTcgtctttgtttgtctctgaactgACCTCCCTCAATAGTTCTCACAGTGGGGGATCCTTCTTCGGGATCTTCCCTGAGAATGCTTCCACCACCACGCCTCACACCCTGCCCCAGCCCAGGGCGAGGGACCTGGGCCTGGCTCGGGCAGAGATCGCAGTGCTCGGGTTGGTGCTGGCTCTTACCACCCTGGGGAATAGCTTTGTGCTGTGGGTGCTGCTGAGGAGAAGGAAGCATAATGCGCCCATGCACGTGTTCATGGTCAACTTGTGTGTGGCTGACCTCGTGGTGGCCCTCTTTCAG GTTCTTCCTCAGTTAATATGGGACATCACAGAGAGGTTTCAAGGGCCTGACTTTCTCTGCCGGTCCATCAAGTATTTGCAGATTGTGGGCATGTTTGCTTCCTCATACATGATAGTTGCCATGACAGTAGACCGACACCATGCCATCTGCTGCCCATTGCAAGCTTACCGTGGGGGAGCAATGTCCCGCTGGAACACCCCTGTTATGGTGGCCTGGGGTTTGGCGCTAATCCTCAGCATACCGCAG GTGTTCATCTTCTCTCGCTCAGAAGTAGCTCCTGGGGAGTACGAGTGCTGGGGTCACTTTGCTGAGCCATGGGGGCTGAAGGCCTACGTCACCTGGATGACCGTGGCAGTCTTCCTCCTACCTGCCCTCATCATTACCATCTGTCAG ATAAGAATCTTCAGAGAGATTCACAACAACATCTACCTGAAGTCAGAGAGGATGGTGACGGCTGAGTTGAAGAAGAATGAAATCCTTTTCCGCTTCCACAGCTTTAAGAAGGAGGATGAGCGGGCCAGAGAAAGGGGGAGACAGGCGTCTGGAGGAGGGGGCAGGGACGGGAGAGGACAGCTCCTAAAGGGTGTGAACAACAACCCTCACAGTAACAGCCATAACAGCCAAGTGGGCGAGTGTTATGACTATGTACCATCCACTGCTATTCAGTATAACAGTTGCTGTAGTGACCATGTGACAACAACAACGTCGCCTACACAGCAGCAAACACTGAGCAGCTCAGATTGTCACGAGTCCTACACATCTTTTGAGCTGGCCTCTGGCTCACCCCGTTGCTCCCTGGACTATGCCCCCCCTCACCCTCCAGCCGCTCCACCTCCCAGCATCACTAAAGCCATGTCCAAGACGGTGAAAATGACCCTGGTCATCGTGTTGGTCTATACTGTCTGCTGGTCGCCTTTCTTCATCGTCCAGCTTTGGGCGGCCTGGGACCCCAATCCTCCAGACCAAG gaGTGGCCTTCACTATCCTGATGCTGCTAGCCAGTCTGAACTCATGCACCAACCCGTGGATCTACACAGCTTTCTCCAGCAGCGTGTCCAGAGAGCTGCAGAACCTGCTGCAATGTCGGTCGAGACGTGGCCGCCGAGGTTCCCTGCCAGACGactccaccaccacacacacgtCCACCACCAAGGACAGTCTGTACTGA